One region of Gopherus evgoodei ecotype Sinaloan lineage chromosome 23, rGopEvg1_v1.p, whole genome shotgun sequence genomic DNA includes:
- the LOC115639220 gene encoding histidine-rich glycoprotein-like has translation MWCQQHLTTAHRHTMSHQHLTTVHQCITMVHHHTMSHQHLTTVPQCITMAHCHTMSHQHLTTVHQCITMAHRHTMSHQHLTTVHQCVTMAHRHTMSHQHLTTVHQCITMAYRHTMSHQHLTMVHQRITMSDHDTMSHQHLTMVHQCITMAHRHTMSHQHLTTVHQCITMVHRHTMSHQHITTVHQCITVAHHHTMSYQHITMAHQCITMAHHHTMSHQHVTTAHQHITMSDHDTMSHQHIVHQCITMAHHRTMSHQHITTAHQRITVSDYDTMSHQHYSDWLQIAHHCPIPFDGQE, from the coding sequence ATGTGGTGTCAGCAGCATCTCACCACGGCGCATCGCCACACGATGTCACACCAACATCTCACCACGGTGCACCAATGTATCACCATGGTGCATCACCACACGATGTCACACCAACATCTCACCACGGTGCCCCAATGTATCACCATGGCGCATTGCCACACGATGTCACACCAACATCTCACCACGGTGCACCAATGTATCACCATGGCGCATCGCCACACAATGTCACACCAACATCTCACCACGGTGCACCAATGTGTAACCATGGCGCATCGCCACACGATGTCACACCAACATCTCACCACGGTGCACCAATGTATCACCATGGCGTATCGCCACACAATGTCACACCAACATCTCACCATGGTGCACCAACGTATCACCATGTCAGATCACGATACGATGTCACACCAACATCTCACCATGGTGCACCAATGTATCACCATGGCGCATCGCCACACGATGTCACACCAACATCTCACCACGGTGCACCAATGTATCACCATGGTGCATCGCCACACGATGTCACACCAACATATCACCACGGTGCACCAATGTATCACCGTGGCACATCACCACACGATGTCATACCAACATATCACCATGGCACACCAATGTATCACGATGGCGCATCACCACACGATGTCACACCAACATGTCACCACAGCGCACCAACATATCACCATGTCAGATCACGATACGATGTCACACCAACATATAGTGCACCAATGTATCACCATGGCGCATCACCGCACGATGTCACACCAACATATCACCACAGCGCACCAACGTATCACCGTGTCAGATTATGATACGATGTCACACCAACATTACTCTGATTGgctgcagattgcccaccactgccctattCCCTTTGACGGACAAGAATAA